TAGTTACAGACATGTACTTTCAATAAAATGCACATTCTGACAGATTGATTGGGGTGGTTGCCAGGGGGCAgttccaggatttgacgttagaggtgGCGTAACATCGTGGCATAGCCTTTTGACTTGCACCCCGTCCTCAGAACAGAAATGTATTGGGGTTAAGGTgttggcgggggggggggggaatggtGCGTTTTgtgcgtattttattacattttgttctATATCAAATTAATAAGTAAACTTGTATGTTTTTAGGAGGGGTGCGCATCGGGTGAGCCCCAGCCCCTGGATTCGCTTAAGGGAGCAACCATATAGTGCAGAGTAATATTCAAGTTATCTTTATCAACGTTTATAAGTGTGTACAATATAGAACGAACTAGTATAGGGAACCTGCCGATAGTCGATCCACGCACAGCATATATGCCACGGTGTAAAGGGGGATTTGAATAACCATAACACAACATCTTCAAAACGTCAACATTTTATGTattcataatgttcaatacatatagttaGCATGATTAGGAATGATTTtatgtgtcaaaatgtttgaatgcCTTGTGGCTTTGTGGTGGCTGCTTccatttaaagacaaatattttcctttttgaaACCATGAAGTGAGTTCAATagataatatgtatttatttgtttgatagGCTGAGCAAATTGTTGTGTTGCTTTActagtttgtaaaaaaactatGACATTACGCAACGGTATGATTGCAAAATAATGAAGACAACATGCTGTGttatatttgattcattttctaTGGCATTTCAACAAATTTCTAAAAACAATCGCACAATTTGcagaacttaaaataaaatcatatcaaCATCTAGCAAAACATGGATGTCTTACtcttacaaaatgaaatacataaaaaatgacaCGAAAAAAATGACACGTTAAAATGTTATGCCTTCGCCACCAACTTGTCATTGTTGAAGgcctttttaaaaatgtagaGAAAACACAACACGTAATTTCTCTATTTCTACAATTTCTGATTTCATCATATACATTTACACTAAACTCATCCACCCAAAGACGGTCATTCAGTTAAAACGCGGAAGGGCGAATCACTGTTTTTGACATGGATCTAAGTTTAGCAACTGAAACTGTATCTTGATTTGTCATCTTCTACAAGGAAGGACACCGCACACacaattcttaaaaaaagttCTAAATTTCTTGTTAACAAACCCATATATAAATGGGGAAATCACCGAGTTGAGAAAATACGTCCTTAAGAACACGTGGTACACAATCCGTTTGTCGACGCTTAGTTCTTTGTAGAAATCTGGGTTTACATACCGTAAAGAGACGACGACTAAATATGgtagaaatgaaataatgtaagtTGCAGTTATCAACAATAATGCTGTGGTATTCGCATATGACCCGCGCATCTTCACGCGCGAGATCCGTCTGCCAAAACTGCCACATCTGGAGCTGTAGTATTTGTCGGTGACGTCATTTCCGCTTTCACTTACGTTTTCCTCCGAATTCAAGTCGCTAGGTTGCCTCGTAATGGATGAAAATAGTCCAcgaaaattaatatgtttaacaacAGATTTCATTGCTATAGTTACCCGATTGTTTGGTTTCTTTCCAAGTGTATCCGATTTTGTTACGGTGTATATTCGTTTCCCGACAATCACGTACAGAACGATTAAAATAGCGAAAACAAACACCATTAGAACGAACAGAACCACGTTAAATATCTTTGGCCATTTCTGGTTAGCAAGAAAATCGTCTGAAAGGAAACAGGTCTTTCCAACTATGGTGACACCATTGATGACTTCCGGTAACGTAGCGGTTCCGTAGAAAACGCTTCCCGGCCAAGACGTTGCCGTTCCAATTACAAATGATATAGTGCAAGACCATTTAACGTACCGCACCGTCAAAACCCGGCGTCTCAACGGTTGGTACACTAGCAACATTCTGTCAATTGCTATAGCAACGAAGAGACATGCGCAGACGTTGTTAATGATGAACGTCACACCGCGTGTAGTTTTACACAACCAGTGAAAGTCAAATACTAGGGGGTGGTACAAAATGTATGCTTCTACCGGCATATTGAAAATACTGTTAATAAAGTTGATCACAGCAAGAACAATGATAAATATCCGTGTCTTAGTCCGTTCCCATTTCAATACGTACACGTACAGCACGACGGTGTTGCCAACGACTCCAAGCACCGTACATATGACCACAAACGTAAACGGCCATACGTATATAGTCATCAACAACGCCTGGTAGTTAGCGGCCGGAACGTACTCCGTTCCGCTCGGCGTTGTGTTCCAGCCAGGTGATACAGTCACGTTTTTCGACATTGTTCACACTGGTTTGCCCCTTATGATGTTTGAGTCCACTCACTTCTTTTAATccgtatgttttaattttgatatgcACACACTCTTGTCATGATTGTGGTTTCTATATTGGGATCTCCACTTCGTTCACTGGTTTGCCACTTCAGCCTTTTGGATCCACACGCTTTTTTTAATccgtattttttattttaatatgcatacactttgtcattattaaagttttttatgGATCTTCGACACCATGCATTCACACTCGTTTACCACCAAAGCTGTTTGAATCCACTCAATTCTTACAATCCATATTTGTCAATTTCAATAGGCACAAATAATGGTTTCATTATGGATTTGACTTGGTGCATTATCTCCTCTACATTTCTAACTAGACCAAACTTTTTCTCCGGAAAAAAACCAATCCAAGCAAACTGAAAACACACGTGGTTCTTATTCCgtaaatgtttaattacaaCATTTGATTAACTTCTATCACCAAAGCCTTTATGTTTAAGCATTAACATAATAACACGAACGCCCCATTATTACCGCCGATCCTTGACGTCAAATATAACTATACCACTAGTTTCAAGTGCTATAAAATTCCAAACAAAAGTACGGTGCGTGGTGTTATGAAAGTGCAGTGATGTTTACGTCCGTTGGTTTAAGAGCGCTATTGTATCCCTGATGCACAATTATACACTGTTTATGAGCTTGTAATATCCAATGGTATTAGAACGCTTGTCTATTGAAGCAATAGATCGTAATCTGTCACATCCATTAGAAGTTGAATCTGAAATTGTTTTGAAGCGTAAACATTAAATTACGAAAGAAATGAATGTCCTTGACAAATAGCCCGTGTAGTAAGGTGATCTTAAAactaaatacattataaaagaTATTCAATTTCTAAACACCGGATTTACAAAACTGCAGGAAGTGCATGCAGTTTTCCTGCTTTAATGTAttacttttcaaatatttcgaACTTTAAGACGCatcttgaaatataataaactgaTTCACTGTACGAGTTCACATAAAGATAGACTGCAAAAGATTTATCAACTTTCAAGACACGAGTCTGTCAGTGAGCCAggaattaattcattttcagGAAGACTCGAAGACATTAGATTCCATTGTATTCgcaatataaaacatgaacttcattcaatcattcactATCATTCACTATCGTTATGTATAAAAAACCTATTCATTTGTTTCTTATGAGAGGATGAACTTAGTTCGTAAAACACTGTACTTCCTTAGACAGCACCAATAGTTCAACATAACCATCATCATTATAAATAGACTATACATATACTTCACAATTGAAATGCTCCAGGAAGACCAAATATGTTACAAGCTATTCCAGTAAAATACACAGCCAGCaaggctattccagtaaaacattcAACCAACTAGGCTATTCCAGTACAATAATTACAGCCAACcaggctattccagtaaaacattcAACCAACTAGGCTATTCTAGTACAACGTACAACCAACCAgactattccagtaaaacattcAACCAACCAGGCTATTTCAGACAAACAAACAACCAACCAGGCTATTAAACATACAACAAACCAGGCCATTccacacaaacatacaattaaCCAGTCTATTCCAGTAACCAGGCTTTTCCAGTAAACATACTGCAATCAACCAGGCTATTCAAGACAAACCTAAAACCAACCAGGCTATTCCAGTAAACATACTGCCAACAACCAGgcttttccaataaaaaaaatcaaccaaccAGGCTATACCAGTAAACATACTGCAATCAACCAGgctattcaaataaaacattcaaccAACCAGTCTGTTCCAGTAAACATACAACCAACCAACCAGGCTATTCCAGTAAACATACAACCAACCAgactattccagtaaaacatacaaACCAACCAGGCTATTAAACATACAACAAACCAGGCCATTccacacaaacatacaattaaCCAGTCTATTCCAGTAACCAGGCTTTTCCAGTAAACATACTGCAATCAACCAGGCTATTCAAGACAAACCTAAAACCAACCAGGCTATTCCAGTAAACATACTGCCAACAACCAGgcttttccaataaaaaaaatcaaccaaccAGGCTATACCAGTAAACATACTGCAATCAACCAGgctattcaaataaaacattcaaccAACCAGTCTGTTCCAGTAAACATACAACCAACCAACCAGGCTATTCCAGTAAACATACAACCAACCAGGCTATTCCAATAAAACATACAACCCACCAAGCTATTCCAGTAAACATACAACAAACCAGGCTATTCCAGTAAACATACAACAAACCAGGCTATTCCAGTAAACATACAACCAACCAGGCTATTCCAGTCAAACATACAACCAACCAGTCTAGTCCAGTAAACATACAACCAACCAGGCTATTCCAGTCGAATATTCAACCCACCAGGCTATTCCAGTCAAACATTCAACCCACCAGGCTATTCCAGTCAAACATTCAACCCACCAGGCTATTCCAGTCAAACATTCATCCCACCAGGCTATTCCAGTCAAACATTCAACCCACCAGTCTATTCCAGTCAAACATACAACCAACCAGGCTATTCCAGTCAAACATTCAACCAACCAGGCTATTCCAGTCAAACATACAACCAACCAGGCTAATCCAGTCAAACATTCAACCAACCAGGCTAATCTAGTAAACCACACAAGAAACAttgctattccagtaaaacaagTTCGACAAACCCTTATTCCCTGCGTCCCATATATACTTTtaggttttgattttttttctctagTCCATTCCAGTCTAATATTTTCTCAACAGTGACAAAGGGTAAGTGCAGTGTGCACCGAAAACTAATACCCAGGTAGATATAAATGATTCATATTTACAGAGATGAGACTGCAAAAACTCTTAAGGAGGATGGTCCAATCCTTGGGTGAGATGAACGTTTCATCAGTGTTAAAGCCAGGATTTTCCTGCTGTTTTCGAGGGCTCTAACCCATCACtattcatgttgttttaaatgtttcactCCCATCAATATTCATGTTGTTTTCAAGTGCCTTTCTCTCTCTTATTTAAAGTTCTGCTTATGTTTCACTGATAGGCAATCCCAGTAATGAAAGTGTTTTTATGTCATACCAGTATATTAAACTTTTATCTTTTTGGCATCATTCAATAATGTACGCACTTGGCACTTGGTTCGGCCTTGCAAAAGATGCAAAATACTGATTTTGATGTCTTTATTATAAGATTACAACCATCCTTTATAACAAGGTGTATGCATCATTGTGGTTTATgatgccataaaatattaaacatttttctctGTTTACAACATAAATCTGAACACACTAATGGCATAAAACTCATTGAACTGTGAAAAGCCAAAATGTAGCCCAACATTATTCATGATGTCTCAATTTAAAATAGAGCAATCCATTATCATCATAAACCAAAAAGCGCACTACTTGAATTCCAGGTGTTAACTTATTATGCACAAGTAAAATCATGCACCATGAAATTTTTATATccaaaaaatgcataaattactgtgtttaatgttttaaaaattaaccATATATATCGCATCTCcagttttatcataaatttgaaattacctaaatatatataaatatctgtgTGAAATGCATTAAGCATAACTCATATACATACAACGAAGTCGAGCATGAATAATGGACATGGATGGCAGAACGCTGAAATGGTTTTAAATAGGTAATATTTGCTTAGGGGttttatgaaacaataaaaCTTCACCATCAGACATTGAGGTGGTCAAGCATGATTGTTTTCCATTCTAAAGATAAAATTGCCTTGATAATTGAACAATTGCCCCTCACTAGATCTATAACAACAAAGCAAccattattatgttattattttggtCCGTAACCAAACAAATCAGAAATCAAGTATTCCCCTGacatataaaaagtgaactaaTTTGACTGTAAAATTGTTACTATCCTGACAAAAACAGTTAACTCTTGATTGTTCGATGATATGAATAGGCTATAACATTATTGAAGTTATCATCtatatgttttatctgttttggGGTGGGTTTTTTCTAGCCTTCACTATAAGGTTTGAAATGTAACCTAGATAATAAATTGGTTGACCTCAGCCACTCTGAATTGCAGTGGTTAAGATGTTCACTATTAGTGATttatttttggtgaaatttactgccttctGAAGGCTGTTTGTCCTTGATGAtcattatttctcgcttcaaatgttaccatcaaacagttttcacgcaccattaaaaaaaaaaaaagcttcactctcctcagaactatatAAAGAcggatttgactattaacataatctgaatcactgcacgcataGCCATGACAACCATGccttatcacatatccatacgcatttattttcactacacACAAAGGagttcaagaaaaaaacacatttttactttattttacttaactgaggtgggagaaaaagcatctaccatagccgctcgtgtaagataggttcatcccaaccctacACTCTGGTCTGGATGAACCTATCTgacactcttggccatggaagatacttattatcttGATCCctattcaactttttttttgtcaaagaCACTTTAAAGGCAAACAGTGATacttacattaatttaaagctgcactctcacagatcgatTGCTTTGACTACTTTTAATtatcttctattttttgtcttagtcAGATTCAATTTATATGCAAAGGTCTGGAAACCAGCGATACATGAGAAACATTacaagactgctgtcaaaatatcagatcacattttttaaatatttacatttgaaaattggAATTTTAaggttaaaagcattactaacgttGCTTAGAAAAAGGAAATTTTCATCAGTTTTCACAAAAAAGTTCATCTGTTTTTATTGTAACTAAACTTATATGACTGTACTGAAGgcattaaaaccaaaataagctgattctgagacaaaaactgttaatctgtgagagtggagCTTTAAACTCGGaattgaatttcttttaaaCCTTGATAATATGAAAGGtatgtaataataaatatcatacagacagtaaatcaatttaaatatagaGAAATTATTGAATGTACACAATAACATTTATCCttgaaagaaaatacaaacaaaaggggtgaaagtggtctagttGTTGGGAATGACCATCTTTCACCAAAGAAGTTGCTGGATTCGGTCCCCACTACAGAGTTTATCATGACGTGTCAAAACAGAACTACAGTAAGATGAttctattttatataaacagttATCAGCCTTCCATACAAATGAGTTAAAAGAAAttagttttaacaaaataattcctacttatttttattttcatacacatacatgtaactgtcatgtacatcatgtattgcagtTGAAtatagatatttaacaacaactAGACACAATGAAATCAATCTATTCCCCATCACTTTCCACATCCTGCCCAGCAGAAAATATCCTAGTCAAAAATGACTTCTTCTTTAGCAAGTCGACATCACTGGGTTCTTCAGTCAAGTCTTTTTTCAGCCTTTTAGCGTTTTTTACTTCCTTTGAAAGCCTCAACCTTTTCTTCTTCACAATTTCTTCGTCGGTCTCTCTCAGTTtcacagaatatattttatcactATTTTCACCACCATCTTCATTGTCATTCACTAATTCATCACTTGTCTGCACTTTTAGTTTCCGTTTTGCGATTTTGTGGAGATGTTCATTTTTCTCCGCATTACGCACATAGAAATTTGCCTCACGTTTTGCCTGTGATATTTCTGTTCTCATTCTCTGGGTGTGTACCGCCTTTTCGTATGCCAATCTCTCGTTTAAGTGAGCCCACTTGAAGCGGTGAAGATATTTTATGTTCCATAACTCCTCCCGCCATCGATTTTTCTTCTTtcctgaaaaaaagaaaataacagtAAGCAACATTTAAAAGGTACATCATCATGTCCTTAATGGTTAAGAGTGTTGAAGCAATATTCATTACAATGATATTGTTCCAAAAGTACAAGGGCAgtattgtttttctgttttcgGCCTCATCCCAAAGACTTAAtaagtttaaagtgacacttttattcaaaatcgatacatacacatgtaaaacacacctcaattttgactgattaacctttaattacttactaaataatgcatttatggaaaatattaattactgataacaagattgtaaccatgtatttaatagcagaaagcgcaaaaatatgattggtgaatgctttaCTGtcatctactatagtctcataaggtagaaataccgtgtattatgctcatttctttcaaattcaactcggtatccttcataagaacccttgttttcgacatttattcatcctttttggaatattaaaacaatatcactaattgtggtaaatcttatttgggagtaagggtgcatctttaataactttaaaaaattgGACTTACATACCATAAATTTCTGTATTGAAGagttcatataattatattcttaaaGAAACTTGACCACAATCTTTTaaatctgttctgtttattatttattcatctaGGTAAAATTGGAACTCcaaactattattattaactCTAAATTAAGGTTAAACACAATGTTGCAAGTTTTATTAATGGATAACAATATGACATAGTTAACGTTCTCCAGTAACAGATTTTCACAACCTATTAAACCAAAACACTATCCTGTTTTCATTCAGTACCTCCAATAAGAGTGTTGTTAAGAGATGCAGCTACGCTCTTGGCGACTTTCTTGTCTTGAAACTCCACCCATCCCTCTGAAAACACACGCCCCTGCTTTCCCCGGGATTTTACCTTCACTGCAatgtaatttaacatttataatagtTCATTTAACACTTTATGCAAAGATAATTTTCTAGATACCATTTCATCAAGATTCTTTGGAGTGATTTTTCTCCAAGAGAGATTTTGGGTGAGTAGCCTAGGAGTGATTTGTGTGAGTGATCTTGTGCCTAGGAGTGATTTTGTGTGAGTGATCTTGTGCCTAGGAGTGATTTTGTGTGAGTGATCTTGTGCCTAGGAGTGATCTTGTGTGAGTGATCTTGTGCCTAGGAGTGATTTTGTGTGAGTGATCTTGTGTGAGTGATCTTGTGCCTAGGAGTGATCTTGTGCCTAGGAGTGATTTTGTGTGAGTGATCTTGTGCCTAGGAGTGATCTTGTGCCCAGGAGTGATCTTGTGCCCAGGAGTGATTTTGTGTGAGTGATCTTGTGCCTAGGAGTGATCTTGTGCCTAGGAATGATCTTGTGCCTAGGATTGATTTTGTGTCAGTGATTTTATGCCTAGGAATGATCTTATGCCTAGGAATGATCTTGTGCCTAGGAGTGATTTTGTACCTAGGAGTGATCTTGTGCCTAGGAGTGATTTTGTGTCAGTGATTTTGTGCCTAGGATTGATTTTGTGTCAGTGATTTTGTGCCT
This genomic stretch from Mya arenaria isolate MELC-2E11 chromosome 10, ASM2691426v1 harbors:
- the LOC128204152 gene encoding cholecystokinin receptor type A-like produces the protein MSKNVTVSPGWNTTPSGTEYVPAANYQALLMTIYVWPFTFVVICTVLGVVGNTVVLYVYVLKWERTKTRIFIIVLAVINFINSIFNMPVEAYILYHPLVFDFHWLCKTTRGVTFIINNVCACLFVAIAIDRMLLVYQPLRRRVLTVRYVKWSCTISFVIGTATSWPGSVFYGTATLPEVINGVTIVGKTCFLSDDFLANQKWPKIFNVVLFVLMVFVFAILIVLYVIVGKRIYTVTKSDTLGKKPNNRVTIAMKSVVKHINFRGLFSSITRQPSDLNSEENVSESGNDVTDKYYSSRCGSFGRRISRVKMRGSYANTTALLLITATYIISFLPYLVVVSLRYVNPDFYKELSVDKRIVYHVFLRTYFLNSVISPFIYGFVNKKFRTFFKNCVCGVLPCRR
- the LOC128205399 gene encoding activator of basal transcription 1-like codes for the protein MRRNPNFNMEENVDKQNTPDKKKSKKNKESGIIYLSSVPTLMNVNIVRRQFEVFGEVGRIFLQPNVKVKSRGKQGRVFSEGWVEFQDKKVAKSVAASLNNTLIGGKKKNRWREELWNIKYLHRFKWAHLNERLAYEKAVHTQRMRTEISQAKREANFYVRNAEKNEHLHKIAKRKLKVQTSDELVNDNEDGGENSDKIYSVKLRETDEEIVKKKRLRLSKEVKNAKRLKKDLTEEPSDVDLLKKKSFLTRIFSAGQDVESDGE